In a genomic window of Sarcophilus harrisii chromosome 4, mSarHar1.11, whole genome shotgun sequence:
- the PTTG1IP gene encoding pituitary tumor-transforming gene 1 protein-interacting protein, which produces PRPAPAQSRARAGAQTGVTGSATAGVRLCPWGCSASPSVSGRAAERLLMEPRGPARAALLGPLLLLLWPLLLPPSGPAVSAQSAAAACSENTNKSCSECLKNVSCFWCYTNNACLDYPVQKILPPSSLCQLSSARWGVCWVNFEALIIAMSVVGGALLLGITICCCCCCCRKKKNPRSDKEEERAAREREERRVRQEERRAEMKSRHEEIRKKYGLFKEQNPYARFEN; this is translated from the exons CCCCGCCCCGCGCCTGCCCAGTCACGAGCTCGGGCTGGGGCTCAGACAGGGGTGACCGGCTCCGCGACCGCCGGCGTCCGTCTCTGTCCCTGGGGCTGCTCCGCGTCCCCGTCCGTGAGCGGCAGAGCCGCGGAACGCCTGCTCATGGAGCCCCGGGGCCCGGCTCGGGCCGCGCTGCTCgggccgctgctgctgctgctgtggcCGCTCCTCCTGCCTCCGTCCGGGCCGGCCGTGTCCGCCCAGAGCGCGGCCGCTG CTTGCTCCGAGAACACGAACAAATCCTGCAGCGAGTGCCTGAAGAACGTCTCG TGCTTCTGGTGCTACACGAATAATGCTTGCCTGGACTATCCGGTCCAGAAGATCCTGCCGCCCAGCTCGCTCTGCCAGCTGAGCTCTGCCCGATGGGGCGTGTGCTGGG TGAACTTCGAAGCCTTGATCATCGCCATGTCGGTGGTGGGAGGTGCCCTCCTCCTGGGGATCACcatctgctgctgctgctgctgctgccggaaaaagaaaaaccccag GTCCGACAAAGAGGAGGAACGCGCTgccagggagagggaagagagaagagttcGGCAGGAGGAGAG GAGAGCGGAGATGAAGTCCAGACATGAAGAAATCAGGAAGAAATACG GCCTGTTTAAAGAGCAGAATCCTTACGCCAGATTCGAGAACTAG
- the SUMO3 gene encoding small ubiquitin-related modifier 3 gives MAILVPFSWASAPQHRGPQSWLRLCSESVCRILSGSLKGRLPQSLLCHPSCLRVVVTVWRDRASDGLVTSLRPLNLGRRVPAGGPGRDQQKLPAGHGGGGQSHGGDGALGKLRRGWGVGHERERDPDFRKAQGPVFVGGHCGPLGHTGGILGRHCFSTFSPQEGVKTENDHINLKVAGQDGSVVQFKIKRHTPLNKLMKAYCERQGLSMRQIRFRFDGQPINETDTPAQLEMEDEDTIDVFQQQTGGAW, from the exons ATGGCCATCCTGGTCCCCTTCTCCTGGGCTTCTGCTCCTCAGCATCGAGGGCCACAGAGCTGGCTCCGTCTTTG TTCAGAGTCTGTCTGTAGGATTCTGAGCGGATCATTGAAGGGCCGCCTGCCTCAGTCCCTCCTCTGTCACCCCAGCTGCCTCAGGGTGGTTGTAACTGTCTGGAGAGACCGTGCCTCAGATGGGCTGGTCACAAGTCTGCGCCCACTGAATTTGGGGAGGAGGGTCCCAGCAGGCGGGCCCGGGAGAGATCAGCAAAAGCTTCCTGCAGGCCATGGTGGGGGAGGGCAAAGTCATGGGGGAGACGGAGCGCTGGGAAAGCTCAGGAGGGGCTGGGGGGTGGGACACGAGAGGGAGAGGGACCCGGACTTCCGGAAGGCCCAAGGGCCCGTCTTTGTAGGCGGGCATTGTGGCCCCCTCGGGCACACAGGAGGAATTCTTGGGAGACATTGCTTTTCCACTTTCTCTCCACAGGAAGGTGTGAAAACTGAGAACGATCACATCAACCTGAAGGTAGCCGGGCAGGATGGGTCAGTGGTCCAGTTCAAAATTAAGCGTCACACACCTCTGAACAAATTAATGAAGGCCTATTGTGAGAGACAG GGCTTGTCAATGAGACAGATTCGGTTCCGATTTGATGGACAACCAATCAATGAGACGGACACCCCTGCACAG CTGGAGATGGAGGACGAAGACACGATTGACGTGTTCCAGCAGCAGACAGGGGGAGCGTGGTAG